In Kordia antarctica, the following proteins share a genomic window:
- a CDS encoding FKBP-type peptidyl-prolyl cis-trans isomerase, translating to MMKIIKFTFLMIIVSTVIFSCKSDDDTVSFAELKDRGEQQVEDDAAIVTFLSTHFYNYEDFDFTNPDSAANDTFVMTFGVIEGANAGKTPLIDQVEERTTTYFDVAYKYYVLKLRNGGGKSYSNADAVSLTYRGQLLDLETFDLRITQQPIGLVTSVKGFQLGVSEFNAAEDIVEGSGGFLEARNGGIGAIFIPSGLGYFSLIQTGIPSYSPILFSFNVFDVQFQDDDNDGLLSSMEDINGDNDVTNDDTDGDGTPNFVDGDDDGDGTFTVNEVVQNTYTLNPGDMEPILASNEFEKTRDTDDAGVTTIKTVVLTDTDGDGIPDYLDVN from the coding sequence ATGATGAAGATTATAAAATTTACATTCCTAATGATAATCGTGAGTACGGTTATTTTTTCGTGTAAAAGTGATGATGATACTGTGTCTTTTGCAGAATTAAAAGATAGAGGTGAACAGCAGGTGGAAGATGACGCTGCGATAGTGACATTTCTAAGTACGCATTTTTATAATTATGAAGATTTCGATTTCACGAATCCTGATAGTGCTGCAAATGATACTTTTGTAATGACATTTGGTGTAATTGAAGGCGCTAATGCTGGTAAAACTCCATTAATAGATCAAGTAGAAGAAAGAACAACTACGTATTTTGATGTAGCGTATAAATATTATGTACTTAAACTTCGTAATGGTGGCGGAAAATCATATTCCAATGCTGATGCTGTAAGTTTGACGTATAGAGGTCAATTATTGGATTTAGAAACATTTGATTTAAGAATTACACAGCAACCTATTGGTTTAGTAACTTCCGTGAAAGGTTTCCAACTTGGAGTTTCAGAATTTAATGCCGCTGAAGATATTGTAGAAGGTTCAGGAGGTTTTCTAGAAGCTAGAAACGGTGGAATAGGAGCAATATTTATTCCTTCAGGATTAGGATATTTTAGCTTAATTCAAACAGGAATTCCTTCGTATTCGCCAATACTATTCTCTTTTAATGTATTTGATGTACAATTTCAAGATGATGATAATGATGGTTTATTGTCTTCTATGGAAGATATAAATGGTGATAATGATGTTACCAATGATGATACAGATGGAGACGGAACACCAAATTTTGTAGATGGTGATGATGATGGAGACGGAACATTCACAGTAAACGAAGTAGTTCAGAATACATATACTTTGAATCCTGGCGACATGGAACCTATATTAGCTTCTAATGAATTTGAAAAAACAAGAGATACTGATGATGCTGGCGTTACAACAATTAAAACAGTTGTTTTAACAGATACGGATGGCGACGGAATACCAGATTATCTAGATGTAAACTAA
- a CDS encoding shikimate kinase, with amino-acid sequence MTILLLGYMASGKSSVSKLLGKELGLSVLDLDDYIERKEEKTIREIFETKGEIYFRTKEHAYLKEILETKEAMIISLGGGTPCYANNMNLIHEYTKHTFYLQTSIPEIINRVKDEKAKRPLISAIADEDLPEFIGKHLFERNAFYQQATHRILTDKKSVEELVQEIEALLN; translated from the coding sequence ATGACGATATTACTTTTAGGATATATGGCAAGTGGGAAGAGTTCTGTTTCCAAATTACTCGGAAAAGAGTTGGGACTTTCGGTGCTCGATTTGGACGATTATATAGAAAGGAAAGAAGAAAAAACGATTCGTGAAATTTTTGAAACGAAAGGAGAAATTTATTTTCGAACGAAAGAACATGCCTATTTGAAAGAAATTCTAGAAACAAAAGAAGCGATGATTATATCTTTAGGTGGCGGAACTCCTTGTTATGCAAATAATATGAATTTGATTCATGAATACACAAAACACACGTTTTACCTGCAAACGTCGATTCCTGAAATTATAAATAGAGTGAAAGATGAAAAAGCCAAACGACCTTTGATTAGCGCTATTGCTGATGAAGATTTGCCAGAGTTTATAGGAAAACATTTGTTTGAGCGCAATGCATTTTACCAACAAGCAACACATCGTATTTTAACCGATAAAAAATCAGTGGAAGAATTAGTACAGGAAATTGAAGCGTTATTAAATTAA
- a CDS encoding Lrp/AsnC family transcriptional regulator, whose translation MKLDQTDRTLLNLLQNDSKQTNKELSNKLNLSVTAIYERIKKLEKEGVIKSYVALLDKKHIAKSFLAQCHVRLTEHSKDFVMKFEREIIKLEEVLECYHVSGDYDYILKVLVKDMEAYRDFMITKLTAIPNIGNTHSIFVIGEVKHTTAISI comes from the coding sequence TTGAAACTCGATCAAACAGACCGCACATTATTAAACTTGTTGCAAAATGATAGCAAACAAACCAATAAAGAACTTTCAAACAAGCTGAATCTTTCCGTAACAGCTATTTATGAACGTATTAAAAAGCTTGAAAAAGAAGGTGTTATTAAAAGTTATGTTGCACTTTTAGATAAAAAACACATTGCTAAAAGTTTCTTGGCGCAGTGTCACGTTCGCCTAACGGAACATTCAAAAGATTTTGTAATGAAATTTGAACGCGAAATTATAAAACTTGAAGAAGTATTGGAATGTTATCACGTAAGTGGCGATTATGATTATATTTTAAAAGTATTGGTGAAAGATATGGAAGCCTATCGCGACTTTATGATTACTAAATTGACCGCAATTCCAAATATTGGAAATACACATAGTATATTTGTCATTGGCGAAGTAAAACATACCACGGCAATTTCTATATAG
- a CDS encoding phosphoribosyltransferase family protein: MTVTGNIILNHQQIQHKTRRMAYQILESNVNEEEIILAGIAKNGFVFAQKIKAELERITEATITLCEVLINKQDPLQTVTTSLVKEDYINKPLVLIDDVLNSGTTLIYGVKHFLDVPLKNFKTAVLVNRNHKKYPIKADFKGISLSTSIQEHIDVVFEEGEDTAYLI, translated from the coding sequence ATGACCGTTACAGGAAATATTATACTCAATCACCAACAAATTCAGCACAAAACGCGTCGAATGGCGTACCAGATTTTAGAATCTAATGTAAATGAAGAAGAAATTATCCTTGCCGGAATTGCCAAAAATGGATTCGTATTTGCGCAAAAGATAAAAGCTGAGTTGGAGAGAATAACGGAGGCTACTATTACTTTGTGTGAAGTGCTAATTAATAAGCAAGATCCTTTGCAAACTGTCACGACTTCATTAGTCAAGGAAGATTACATTAATAAACCTTTGGTATTGATTGATGATGTTTTAAATTCGGGCACGACTTTGATTTACGGTGTAAAGCACTTTTTAGACGTTCCGTTGAAGAATTTTAAAACGGCGGTACTTGTGAACCGAAATCATAAAAAGTATCCTATAAAAGCTGATTTCAAAGGAATTTCACTCTCTACTTCTATTCAAGAGCATATTGATGTTGTTTTTGAAGAAGGAGAAGATACTGCGTATTTAATTTAA
- a CDS encoding aminotransferase class I/II-fold pyridoxal phosphate-dependent enzyme, with product MAFNPANNIQDLQYFGEFGGVNPSISDSSTYTFLSAKTMFDTFEGNADGCYLYSRHTTPSNLYLGEALAAMEGTETANVSASGMGAITPVLLQLCKSGDHIVSSRTIYGGTYAFLKNFTPRFNIQTSFVDITKLDVVEAAITANTKVLYCEAVSNPLLEVADITGLARLAKKYNLKLVVDNTFSPLSISPAKLGADIVIHSLTKFINGSSDTVGGVVCGTQVFIDELRNVNNGASMLLGATMDSLRAASVLKNLRTLHIRMKQHSHNATYLANKFQEDGLKTVYPGLESHPSHELFKSMMNDEYGFGGMLTIDVGNIDKANELMELMQKRNLGYLAVSLGFYKTLFSAPGTSTSSEIPEDEQAEMGLTDGLIRFSIGLDNDIKRTYTIMRECMEELNILELEMV from the coding sequence ATGGCATTTAATCCAGCGAATAACATTCAAGATTTACAGTATTTTGGCGAATTTGGAGGCGTGAATCCTTCCATTTCAGATTCTTCAACCTATACATTTCTTTCTGCAAAAACAATGTTTGATACCTTTGAAGGAAATGCAGACGGCTGCTATTTGTATTCACGACATACAACTCCTAGCAATTTATATTTAGGTGAAGCTTTAGCCGCTATGGAAGGCACCGAAACTGCAAATGTTTCCGCTTCAGGAATGGGCGCAATAACGCCTGTTTTACTACAATTATGTAAAAGCGGCGATCATATCGTTTCGAGCAGAACAATTTACGGCGGAACGTATGCATTTTTGAAAAACTTCACGCCACGATTCAATATTCAAACTTCTTTTGTTGACATTACAAAATTGGACGTTGTGGAAGCGGCAATTACAGCAAACACAAAAGTATTGTATTGCGAAGCTGTAAGTAATCCGTTGTTGGAAGTTGCTGATATTACTGGTCTCGCCAGATTGGCAAAGAAATATAATTTAAAATTAGTGGTCGATAATACGTTTTCTCCATTATCAATTTCGCCTGCAAAATTAGGCGCAGATATTGTGATTCATAGTTTGACGAAATTTATAAATGGTTCAAGTGATACTGTTGGCGGAGTTGTTTGTGGAACACAAGTTTTTATTGATGAATTGCGAAATGTGAATAACGGTGCAAGTATGTTATTAGGTGCTACAATGGATAGTTTGCGTGCGGCTTCTGTATTGAAAAACTTACGAACACTTCATATTCGAATGAAGCAACATAGTCATAACGCAACCTATTTGGCAAATAAATTTCAAGAAGATGGATTAAAAACGGTGTATCCAGGATTGGAATCGCATCCTTCGCATGAATTATTTAAAAGTATGATGAATGACGAATATGGTTTTGGCGGAATGCTTACTATTGATGTTGGAAATATTGACAAAGCAAATGAACTGATGGAATTGATGCAAAAGCGAAATTTGGGATATTTAGCCGTTAGTTTAGGGTTTTACAAAACATTATTTAGCGCGCCAGGAACTTCTACTTCTTCCGAAATTCCAGAAGATGAACAAGCTGAGATGGGCTTAACAGATGGTTTGATTCGTTTCTCTATCGGATTAGACAATGATATCAAACGAACATATACCATTATGCGTGAATGCATGGAGGAATTAAATATTTTGGAGTTGGAAATGGTATAA
- a CDS encoding RNA-binding S4 domain-containing protein has product MRIDKYLWCVRYFKTRNIASTACKKGHIKINGATVKPSRDVYPTDKVQVRKDQVMRHLTVLDIPPNRVGAKLVDIYRVDTTPKENFEHLEMLKHAKEHYRKQGAGRPTKKDRREIDDYLDDTVDDDESNS; this is encoded by the coding sequence ATGAGGATAGATAAATACCTTTGGTGTGTGCGTTATTTTAAGACCCGAAACATTGCTAGTACTGCATGTAAGAAGGGACATATAAAAATAAATGGTGCCACTGTAAAGCCTTCACGAGATGTATATCCAACGGATAAAGTTCAGGTTCGTAAGGATCAAGTGATGCGACATTTAACGGTACTCGATATTCCGCCAAATCGCGTAGGCGCAAAACTGGTTGATATTTATAGAGTTGACACAACTCCGAAAGAAAATTTTGAACATTTAGAGATGTTAAAGCACGCAAAAGAGCATTATAGAAAGCAAGGCGCTGGAAGACCTACCAAAAAAGATCGTCGGGAAATTGATGATTATCTAGACGATACTGTTGATGATGATGAAAGTAATTCTTAA
- a CDS encoding CPBP family intramembrane glutamic endopeptidase — protein sequence MNIQSAGYKLTEFFLLFIAMPVSLVLNYPIYLKISFISIGFFYILWMLLKVEKQRFKINESLDWKQFWRRTLVLLSAIILIMIAYVYFTDASKLFIVVRTKPLVWLIILFAYSLFSVYPQELIYRTFFFLRYDSLFKNKKLLVFINAIVFCLAHLLFNNTLVLILTFLGGILFAMTFVKTRSTLLVSIEHAIYGCWLFTVGMGEMLGFPT from the coding sequence ATGAACATACAAAGCGCAGGTTATAAGCTTACAGAATTTTTTTTACTTTTTATTGCGATGCCTGTAAGTTTGGTGTTAAACTATCCAATATATCTAAAAATAAGCTTTATTAGTATAGGATTCTTTTACATTCTTTGGATGCTACTCAAGGTAGAAAAACAACGCTTTAAAATCAATGAATCGCTAGATTGGAAGCAATTTTGGAGACGCACGTTGGTGTTGCTTAGCGCAATTATTCTCATTATGATCGCATATGTGTATTTTACAGATGCTTCTAAATTGTTCATTGTTGTACGCACAAAACCATTAGTCTGGTTGATTATTTTATTTGCGTATAGTTTATTTTCTGTCTATCCACAAGAATTAATCTATCGTACATTTTTCTTTTTACGATACGATTCACTATTTAAAAACAAGAAGTTACTCGTTTTCATAAACGCTATTGTGTTTTGTTTGGCACATTTATTATTCAACAATACGTTAGTCTTAATCTTAACATTTTTGGGCGGAATTCTATTTGCAATGACATTTGTCAAAACGCGTTCTACTTTATTAGTTTCTATTGAACATGCTATTTATGGATGTTGGTTATTTACAGTTGGAATGGGCGAAATGTTAGGTTTTCCAACGTAA
- a CDS encoding M4 family metallopeptidase: MKIKKTLILCFLFCGLFLQGIAQESKIEKKVISELGHSTFINFNKTNSYKIGEVHSFFEEELKIKSNDELKKINTKTDRLSFTHYTYQHYYNNIKVEHGIYKVHTKDGLLKRANGEFYTVKIASTTATISAKRAFEILLTKINAKAYAWENEDNPLRGDYQKPEGELVILPIKNSQKTGFEYKLVYKYDIYTFIPFDRAIYFVDANSGTIVTKEQVMCSSDADTMYSGQRNVETQGAANGFPNGFRLFDATRGNGIHTRNNQGALNNNLGNAIDFIDADDNWTAAEWNNAGQDQAALDAHWGLEMTYDYFSIVHKRNSYDENGARINAFVHVIFPNFGGTTPNNAQWTGTNIVFGDGDGTMFSPFTSLDVCAHEFGHAVDEAEFSSNLVYQDESGALNEGLSDIWGACVVSMAAPEKNRWFAGEDITLNAYALRDMSDPNNLDLPDTYEGTFWATGPNDFGGVHTNSSVLNHWFFLLVEGSATTDGINDNGDTFTVNGIGIFDAEQIAYRMQTEYLTSGSTYAFARENAISAATDLFGACSPQVVATQNAFYAVGVGDESEIDEAVAFHFQDAQGNIKNEFCDGETIFLNGNATIQGAQNKYYMDVWRVNNDGTTTWLASQGSSNSTSPGWFNGSPGVIDITDLYANDPDGSVIFQNGVTYRVKLAINSDECGWFPLEHDFTMHGSDIDFHFEDTQKEKDDTFCLGEDVFLNGSDNFEVDEYFLTLYKLNSSGTYTWIVGTGWIQGNLENPVNVTEIFENLQGNDAVTFHPRTYAVKLSLESPGCGQVSVQKDFTYVDGNLSIAYHYEDKDGNKDDTFCLGEDVYLNGSDSIEVDEIFMSLWILNGSGNYDWIVGTDWIPSSLEDPINIIEIFENLPGNNAVVFQANRTYAVKLSIKDPVCGQLWLQQSFTLEECCLLDAPTNVHAQGNTVFWNPVPGAAGYIVESTDVWLPSCNCNWPISIAPIQTSNTSITLPLGFNNCTTIEVKAICSNGSTSAPSDLICVIYGHSLNNRATITSISPNPNKGMMNVKIVADTDIKDVSLKIHNFNGHQIQNFEQLKLDKGVLDLNLDLRSKLKQGLYIFIFTIGNETITKRVIIE; this comes from the coding sequence ATGAAAATAAAAAAAACACTTATTTTATGTTTCCTGTTTTGTGGGCTATTTCTTCAAGGAATAGCACAAGAAAGTAAAATTGAAAAAAAAGTAATTTCCGAACTTGGACATTCTACGTTTATCAATTTCAATAAAACAAATTCTTATAAAATTGGCGAAGTACACTCTTTCTTTGAAGAAGAATTAAAAATAAAATCAAATGATGAGCTAAAAAAGATTAATACAAAAACTGATCGTCTTTCATTCACTCATTACACCTATCAACACTATTACAACAACATAAAAGTTGAGCATGGTATTTATAAAGTTCATACCAAAGATGGACTGCTAAAACGTGCTAATGGCGAATTTTATACTGTGAAAATAGCGTCAACAACTGCAACTATTTCAGCGAAGAGGGCATTTGAAATTCTTCTAACTAAAATTAATGCTAAAGCCTATGCTTGGGAAAATGAAGATAATCCGCTACGAGGTGATTATCAGAAACCTGAAGGTGAATTGGTAATTCTCCCAATTAAGAATAGTCAGAAAACTGGTTTTGAATACAAATTGGTTTATAAATATGACATTTATACCTTTATACCTTTTGATAGAGCTATTTATTTTGTTGATGCCAATTCTGGTACTATAGTTACTAAAGAACAAGTTATGTGTTCTTCTGATGCAGATACCATGTACAGTGGACAAAGAAATGTTGAAACACAAGGTGCAGCGAACGGTTTTCCGAACGGTTTTAGACTTTTTGACGCTACAAGAGGTAATGGAATACATACCCGAAATAATCAAGGTGCCTTGAATAATAATTTAGGTAATGCTATTGATTTTATAGACGCAGACGATAATTGGACCGCTGCAGAATGGAATAATGCTGGTCAGGATCAAGCTGCATTGGATGCACATTGGGGATTAGAAATGACCTATGATTATTTTTCTATCGTCCACAAGAGAAATAGTTATGATGAAAACGGCGCTAGAATAAATGCTTTTGTACATGTAATTTTTCCTAATTTTGGAGGTACAACACCAAACAATGCTCAATGGACAGGAACCAATATAGTATTTGGAGATGGTGATGGTACAATGTTTAGTCCGTTTACATCTTTAGATGTCTGCGCTCATGAATTTGGGCATGCAGTTGATGAAGCAGAGTTTTCTTCTAATTTAGTGTATCAAGATGAATCTGGAGCTCTTAACGAAGGTCTTTCAGATATTTGGGGCGCTTGTGTTGTAAGTATGGCTGCTCCTGAAAAGAACAGATGGTTTGCAGGTGAAGATATTACACTCAATGCTTATGCGCTAAGAGATATGTCTGACCCAAATAATTTAGATTTACCTGATACTTATGAAGGTACTTTTTGGGCTACTGGCCCAAATGATTTTGGAGGCGTTCACACCAATAGTAGTGTATTAAATCATTGGTTTTTTTTATTAGTAGAAGGATCAGCTACTACTGATGGAATAAATGATAATGGAGATACATTTACTGTGAATGGAATTGGCATTTTTGATGCCGAACAAATAGCATACAGAATGCAAACCGAATATCTAACTTCAGGTTCTACTTATGCATTTGCTCGAGAAAATGCAATCAGTGCAGCAACTGATTTATTTGGTGCATGCTCTCCGCAAGTAGTAGCAACTCAAAATGCTTTTTATGCTGTAGGCGTAGGTGACGAGAGTGAAATAGATGAAGCAGTAGCTTTTCATTTTCAAGATGCCCAAGGAAATATAAAAAATGAGTTTTGTGATGGAGAAACTATTTTTTTAAATGGTAACGCAACCATTCAAGGGGCACAGAATAAGTATTATATGGATGTTTGGAGAGTTAACAATGACGGAACTACCACTTGGTTGGCGAGTCAAGGATCTTCTAATAGTACATCTCCTGGTTGGTTTAATGGTAGTCCAGGTGTAATTGATATTACTGATTTATATGCAAATGATCCAGATGGAAGCGTGATTTTTCAAAACGGTGTAACGTATCGAGTAAAATTAGCTATTAATAGTGATGAATGTGGCTGGTTTCCATTGGAACATGATTTCACAATGCATGGTAGTGATATAGATTTTCATTTTGAAGATACACAGAAAGAAAAAGACGATACATTTTGCTTAGGTGAAGACGTCTTTCTAAACGGAAGTGATAATTTTGAAGTTGATGAGTATTTTTTAACTTTATATAAATTAAACTCAAGTGGCACATATACTTGGATTGTAGGCACAGGTTGGATACAAGGCAACTTAGAAAACCCTGTAAATGTTACAGAGATATTTGAAAACTTGCAAGGTAATGATGCCGTTACTTTTCATCCTAGAACTTATGCTGTAAAATTGTCACTTGAAAGCCCTGGTTGTGGTCAGGTATCAGTTCAGAAAGATTTTACGTATGTAGATGGAAACCTATCTATTGCATATCACTACGAAGATAAAGACGGTAACAAAGATGACACGTTTTGCTTGGGAGAAGATGTGTATCTTAATGGAAGTGATAGTATTGAAGTTGATGAAATTTTTATGAGTCTATGGATTCTAAATGGAAGTGGAAATTATGACTGGATTGTAGGTACAGATTGGATACCAAGTAGCTTGGAAGATCCTATAAATATTATAGAGATATTTGAGAACTTACCAGGTAATAATGCTGTTGTTTTTCAGGCAAATAGAACTTATGCTGTTAAGTTGTCAATTAAAGACCCTGTTTGTGGTCAATTATGGTTACAGCAAAGTTTTACACTTGAAGAATGTTGTCTGCTAGATGCACCGACAAATGTACACGCGCAAGGTAACACAGTTTTTTGGAATCCTGTTCCTGGAGCTGCTGGGTACATTGTAGAAAGTACAGATGTTTGGCTACCGAGTTGTAATTGTAATTGGCCAATCTCTATCGCGCCGATTCAAACTTCAAATACAAGTATTACATTACCTTTAGGTTTTAATAATTGTACTACTATTGAAGTAAAAGCCATATGTTCTAATGGTTCTACTTCAGCACCTTCGGACCTGATTTGTGTGATATATGGTCATTCTCTAAATAATAGAGCAACCATTACCTCTATTTCACCTAATCCTAATAAGGGAATGATGAATGTGAAAATTGTTGCTGACACGGATATAAAAGATGTCTCTTTAAAAATTCACAACTTTAATGGTCATCAAATACAAAATTTTGAACAGTTAAAACTAGACAAAGGAGTTTTGGATCTCAATTTAGATTTGCGTTCAAAACTAAAACAAGGATTGTATATTTTTATTTTTACTATTGGAAATGAAACTATTACAAAACGTGTTATCATTGAATAA